A single genomic interval of Cucumis sativus cultivar 9930 chromosome 7, Cucumber_9930_V3, whole genome shotgun sequence harbors:
- the LOC101212255 gene encoding uncharacterized protein LOC101212255 isoform X5, which yields MSLLSFRITKSHYKRHLPLLRLHPLLPQDRVTKKIIGRGYESGGLYLFDHQVSQAVACPVVPSPFEVHCRLGHPSLFVLKKLYPEFRSLSSLNCDSCQFAKFHRLSSSPRVDKRAIAPFELVHSDIWGPCPVVSQTGFRYFVTFVDDHSRLTWLYLMKNRSELLSHFCAFHTEIKNQFNVSIKTLRTDNAGEYFSHSLGSYLCENGIIHQSSCADTPSQNGVAERKNRHLLETARALSFQMHVSKIFWVDAVSTACFLINRMPSSVLNGEIPYRVLFPTKHLFPIAPKIFGCVCFVRDVRPHHTKLDPKSLKCIFLGYSRVQKGYRCYCPTLKRYLVSPDVVFFEDTPFTSSPSSLCQGEDDNLFIYEVTSPTPSLSTDVSPSRPLISQVYSRRPPPQPSDSCPPSMLPSSCDPAPSDDLPIALRKGKRKCTYPVSSFISYHQLSPSTYAFITSLESTSIPNSVHEALSHPGWQNAMIEEMTALDDNGTWDLVSRPAGKKAIGCKWVFAVKMNPDGTVARLKARLVAKGYAQIYGTDYSDTFSPVAKLTSIRLFLSMAATNKWSLHQLDIKNAFLHGDLQEEVYMEQPPGFVAQGESDKVCRLRKSLYGLKQSPRAWFGKFSQALVCFGMKKSTSDHSVFYRRSEKGIVLLVVYVDDIVITGNDALGISSLKTFLQGQFYTKDLGQLKYFLGIEVMRSKKGIYLSQRKYVLDLLSETGKLGAKPSGTPMMPNQQLVKEGELCKDPERYRRLVGKLNYLTVTRPDIAYSVSVVSQFMSSPTVDHWAAVEQILCYLKAAPGRGILYKDHGHTRVECFSDADWAGSREDRRSTSGYCVFVGGNLVSWKSKKQNVVSRSSAESEYRAMAQSVCEIVWIHQLLSEIGFSITVPAKLWCDNQAALHIASNPVFHERTKHIEVDCHFIREKIQDGLVSTGYVKTGEQLGDILTKALNGTRISYLCNKLGMIDIFAPA from the exons ATGAGTTTGCTAAGTTTCAGAATTACCAAGAGTCATTACAAGCGTCATCTTCCTCTACTCCGATTGCATCCACTGTTGCCCCAG GATCGTGTGACGAAGAAGATTATTGGTAGAGGATATGAGTCAGGAGGCCTTTATCTCTTTGATCATCAAGTATCGCAAGCTGTGGCGTGTCCTGTCGTTCCCTCTCCTTTTGAAGTCCATTGTCGTTTAGGTCATCCATCTTTGTTtgtgttgaagaaactttatcCAGAATTTAGGTCTTTGTCCTCTTTAAATTGTGATTCGTGTCAATTTGCGAAATTTCATCGTCTTAGTTCGAGTCCTCGAGTCGATAAACGAGCAATTGCTCCATTTGAGTTAGTTCATTCTGATATTTGGGGTCCGTGTCCAGTTGTATCTCAAACAGGCTTtcgttattttgttacttttgttgacGATCATTCTCGTCTaacttggttatatttaatgaaaaatcgtTCTGAgttattatctcatttttgtgcCTTTCATactgaaataaaaaaccaatttaatgTCTCTATCAAAACTTTGCGTACTGATAATGCGggtgaatatttttctcattctcttggCTCTTACTTGTGTGAAAATGGCATTATTCATCAATCTTCCTGTGCTGACACTCCATCTCAAAATGGTGTTGCAGAGCGGAAAAATAGGCATTTACTTGAAACTGCCCGTGCTTTATCGTTTCAAATGCATGTTTCAAAAATCTTTTGGGTTGATGCTGTCTCTACAGCTTGTTTTTTGATTAATAGAATGCCTTCCTCTGTTCTTAATGGTGAGATTCCCTATCGTGTTCTTTTTCCTACCAAGCATTTGTTTCCTATTGCTCCTAAGATATTTGGTTGTGTCTGTTTTGTTCGTGACGTTCGTCCTCATCATACTAAGTTAGATCCCAAATCCTTGAAGTGTATCTTCTTGGGTTATTCACGTGTTCAAAAGGGTTATCGTTGTTATTGTCCTACCCTTAAAAGGTATCTGGTTTCGCCTGATGTTGTCTTTTTTGAAGATACACCCTTTACTTCATCACCATCGAGTTTGTGTCAGGGGGAGGATgacaatctttttatatatgaggTTACCTCTCCCACACCATCCTTGTCTACTGATGTGTCTCCTTCCCGCCCGTTGATTTCTCAAGTCTACTCCCGACGACCTCCACCACAACCTTCAGACTCATGTCCTCCATCAATGCTTCCTTCATCATGTGATCCAGCGCCAAGTGATGATCTTCCCATTGCTCTTCGCAAAGGTAAACGCAAGTGTACTTACCccgtttcttcctttatttcctATCACCAGTTATCTCCCTCCACATATGCGTTTATTACGTCTCTTGAGTCCACATCTATTCCTAACTCTGTTCATGAAGCTTTGTCTCATCCTGGCTGGCAAAATGCAATGATTGAGGAGATGACTGCTTTAGATGATAATGGTACTTGGGATTTGGTATCTCGTCCTGCAGGAAAGAAGGccattggttgtaaatgggtGTTTGCTGTCAAGATGAATCCTGATGGAACAGTGGCTCGTTTAAAGGCTCGCCTTGTTGCCAAAGGTTATGCTCAAATCTATGGCACTGATTATTCAGATACATTCTCTCCGGTTGCCAAGTTAACTTCCATTCGCCTATTTCTTTCCATGGCTGCTACCAATAAATGGTCGTTGCATCAACTTGACATTAAGAATGCTTTTCTTCACGGTGATCTTCAAGAGGAAGTTTATATGGAACAACCACCAGGGTTTGTTGCTCAGGGGGAGAGTGATAAAGTATGTCGCCTTCGAAAATCTCTGTATGGTTTGAAACAGAGTCCTCGTGCGTGGTTTGGTAAGTTTAGTCAAGCCCTTGTATGCTTTGGTATGAAGAAGAGTACATCTGATCATTCAGTTTTCTATCGCCGATCTGAGAAGGGTATAGTTCTACTagttgtatatgttgatgatattgttattactGGAAATGATGCATTGGGTATTTCGTCTCTCAAAACTTTCCTTCAGGGTCAGTTTTATACAAAAGATTTGggccaattgaaatattttttgggcattgaagtgatgagaagcaagaaaggtatttattTGTCTCAACGAAAATATGTACTTGATTTGTTGTCTGAAACAGGAAAATTAGGCGCCAAACCAAGTGGCACTCCAATGATGCCAAATCAGCAACTTGTTAAAGAAGGAGAATTATGTAAAGATCCTGAGAGATATAGGAGATTAGTTGGGAAGTTGAACTACTTAACAGTGACTCGACCAGACATTGCATATTCTGTAAGTGTTGTAAGTCAATTCATGTCTTCCCCTACAGTGGATCATTGGGCTGCAGTAGAGCAGATTTTGTGTTATCTAAAAGCTGCTCCTGGACGTGGGATCCTATACAAAGATCATGGACATACGAgagttgaatgtttttctgatgctgattgggcggGGTCTCGTGAGGATAGGAGATCGACTTCTGGATATTGTGTCTTTGTAGGTGGAAACTTAGTTTCATGgaagagtaagaaacaaaatgttgtttctcgTTCGAGTGCTGAGTCAGAATATAGAGCTATGGCACAATCTGTGTGTGAAATAGTATGGATTCACCAACTATTATCTGAGATAGGCTTCAGTATTACCGTGCCAGCTAAATTATGGTGTGATAATCAAGCTGCACTTCATATCGCATCTAATCCAGTATTTCATGAAAGAACTAAACATATTGAGGTGGATTGTCACTTCATTCGTGAGAAAATCCAAGATGGGTTGGTGTCCACAGGATATGTGAAGACCGGAGAACAATTGGGAGATATTCTAACTAAAGCTTTAAATGGAACAAGGATAAGCTATCTGTGCAACAAGCTGGGCATGATCGACATATTTGCTCcagcttga
- the LOC101212255 gene encoding uncharacterized protein LOC101212255 isoform X1, producing MADIKNLVVSNVIPLASKITEHKLNGSNYYDWRRTILFYLRSTDMDDHMTEDPPKDAKQKKDWLRDDARLYLQIKNSIESEIIGLVDHCESVKELLEFLDFLYSGKEQVHRMFEVCMQFFRAEQKAESVTSYFMRLKKIIAELGLLLPFSPDVKVQQVQREKMAVMIFLNGLLPEFGMAKTQILSDSKIPSLDDAFTRVLRIESSPTSVSIPQPSSALFSKNNNPRAPQRNSTDHRKPESVEIVCNYCRKPGHMKRDCRKLLYKNSQRSQHAQIASTCDIPEASVTISADEFAKFQNYQESLQASSSSTPIASTVAPGNIKCLLTSSTKWVIDSGATAHMTGNSHLFSRPLSPAPFPSVTLADGSTSSVLGSGTIHLTPSFSLSSVLHLPNLSFNLISTSQLTHDLNCVVMFFSGYCLFQDRVTKKIIGRGYESGGLYLFDHQVSQAVACPVVPSPFEVHCRLGHPSLFVLKKLYPEFRSLSSLNCDSCQFAKFHRLSSSPRVDKRAIAPFELVHSDIWGPCPVVSQTGFRYFVTFVDDHSRLTWLYLMKNRSELLSHFCAFHTEIKNQFNVSIKTLRTDNAGEYFSHSLGSYLCENGIIHQSSCADTPSQNGVAERKNRHLLETARALSFQMHVSKIFWVDAVSTACFLINRMPSSVLNGEIPYRVLFPTKHLFPIAPKIFGCVCFVRDVRPHHTKLDPKSLKCIFLGYSRVQKGYRCYCPTLKRYLVSPDVVFFEDTPFTSSPSSLCQGEDDNLFIYEVTSPTPSLSTDVSPSRPLISQVYSRRPPPQPSDSCPPSMLPSSCDPAPSDDLPIALRKGKRKCTYPVSSFISYHQLSPSTYAFITSLESTSIPNSVHEALSHPGWQNAMIEEMTALDDNGTWDLVSRPAGKKAIGCKWVFAVKMNPDGTVARLKARLVAKGYAQIYGTDYSDTFSPVAKLTSIRLFLSMAATNKWSLHQLDIKNAFLHGDLQEEVYMEQPPGFVAQGESDKVCRLRKSLYGLKQSPRAWFGKFSQALVCFGMKKSTSDHSVFYRRSEKGIVLLVVYVDDIVITGNDALGISSLKTFLQGQFYTKDLGQLKYFLGIEVMRSKKGIYLSQRKYVLDLLSETGKLGAKPSGTPMMPNQQLVKEGELCKDPERYRRLVGKLNYLTVTRPDIAYSVSVVSQFMSSPTVDHWAAVEQILCYLKAAPGRGILYKDHGHTRVECFSDADWAGSREDRRSTSGYCVFVGGNLVSWKSKKQNVVSRSSAESEYRAMAQSVCEIVWIHQLLSEIGFSITVPAKLWCDNQAALHIASNPVFHERTKHIEVDCHFIREKIQDGLVSTGYVKTGEQLGDILTKALNGTRISYLCNKLGMIDIFAPA from the coding sequence ATGGccgacataaaaaatttggtagtCTCCAACGTTATTCCCTTGGCCTCTAAGATCACAGAACATAAGTTAAATGGATCCAATTATTACGATTGGCGTcggacaattttattttatttgagaagtaCTGATATGGATGATCATATGACTGAAGATCCCCCAAAAGATGCAAAGCAGAAGAAGGATTGGCTTCGTGATGATGCCCGTTTATATCTTCAGATCAAGAATTCAATTGAGAGTGAGATAATTGGATTGGTTGATCACTGTGAGTCTGTTAAagaacttttggaatttttggattttctatACTCAGGTAAAGAGCAAGTGCATAGaatgtttgaagtttgtatgcaattttttcgTGCGGAACAGAAAGCTGAGTCTGTCACCAGCTACTTTATGCGGCTTAAGAAGATCATTGCCGAGCTTGGCTTGTTGTTACCTTTTAGTCCTGATGTTAAAGTTCAACAAGTTCAACGAGAGAAGATGGCTGTTATGATTTTTCTGAATGGACTCTTACCTGAATTTGGAATGGCAAAGACACAGATTCTCTCTGACTCCAAGATTCCATCATTAGATGATGCCTTCACTCGAGTCCTTCGCATTGAAAGCTCTCCGACTAGTGTGTCTATTCCTCAACCCAGTAGTGCTCTCTTTAGCAAGAACAATAACCCTCGGGCACCTCAGAGGAATAGTACTGATCATCGAAAACCAGAGTCTGTAGAGATTGTTTGTAACTACTGTCGTAAGCCAGGCCATATGAAACGTGATTGTCGGAAATTGCTATATAAGAATAGTCAACGATCTCAACATGCTCAGATAGCCTCCACATGCGATATACCAGAGGCGTCAGTTACTATTTCTGCAGATGAGTTTGCTAAGTTTCAGAATTACCAAGAGTCATTACAAGCGTCATCTTCCTCTACTCCGATTGCATCCACTGTTGCCCCAGGTAATATAAAGTGTCTTCTTACATCATCTACCAAATGGGTCATAGACTCTGGTGCCACAGCTCATATGACAGGTAATTCTCACCTATTTTCTAGACCGTTGTCCCCTGCCCCTTTCCCATCTGTTACATTGGCCGATGGCTCCACATCTTCTGTTCTTGGCTCTGGCACTATTCACCTTACCccatccttttctctctcttctgtgTTACATTTGCCTAActtatcctttaatttaatttctactagTCAACTTACTCATGACCTAAATTGTGTTGTCATGTTCTTTTCTGGTTATTGCTTGTTTCAGGATCGTGTGACGAAGAAGATTATTGGTAGAGGATATGAGTCAGGAGGCCTTTATCTCTTTGATCATCAAGTATCGCAAGCTGTGGCGTGTCCTGTCGTTCCCTCTCCTTTTGAAGTCCATTGTCGTTTAGGTCATCCATCTTTGTTtgtgttgaagaaactttatcCAGAATTTAGGTCTTTGTCCTCTTTAAATTGTGATTCGTGTCAATTTGCGAAATTTCATCGTCTTAGTTCGAGTCCTCGAGTCGATAAACGAGCAATTGCTCCATTTGAGTTAGTTCATTCTGATATTTGGGGTCCGTGTCCAGTTGTATCTCAAACAGGCTTtcgttattttgttacttttgttgacGATCATTCTCGTCTaacttggttatatttaatgaaaaatcgtTCTGAgttattatctcatttttgtgcCTTTCATactgaaataaaaaaccaatttaatgTCTCTATCAAAACTTTGCGTACTGATAATGCGggtgaatatttttctcattctcttggCTCTTACTTGTGTGAAAATGGCATTATTCATCAATCTTCCTGTGCTGACACTCCATCTCAAAATGGTGTTGCAGAGCGGAAAAATAGGCATTTACTTGAAACTGCCCGTGCTTTATCGTTTCAAATGCATGTTTCAAAAATCTTTTGGGTTGATGCTGTCTCTACAGCTTGTTTTTTGATTAATAGAATGCCTTCCTCTGTTCTTAATGGTGAGATTCCCTATCGTGTTCTTTTTCCTACCAAGCATTTGTTTCCTATTGCTCCTAAGATATTTGGTTGTGTCTGTTTTGTTCGTGACGTTCGTCCTCATCATACTAAGTTAGATCCCAAATCCTTGAAGTGTATCTTCTTGGGTTATTCACGTGTTCAAAAGGGTTATCGTTGTTATTGTCCTACCCTTAAAAGGTATCTGGTTTCGCCTGATGTTGTCTTTTTTGAAGATACACCCTTTACTTCATCACCATCGAGTTTGTGTCAGGGGGAGGATgacaatctttttatatatgaggTTACCTCTCCCACACCATCCTTGTCTACTGATGTGTCTCCTTCCCGCCCGTTGATTTCTCAAGTCTACTCCCGACGACCTCCACCACAACCTTCAGACTCATGTCCTCCATCAATGCTTCCTTCATCATGTGATCCAGCGCCAAGTGATGATCTTCCCATTGCTCTTCGCAAAGGTAAACGCAAGTGTACTTACCccgtttcttcctttatttcctATCACCAGTTATCTCCCTCCACATATGCGTTTATTACGTCTCTTGAGTCCACATCTATTCCTAACTCTGTTCATGAAGCTTTGTCTCATCCTGGCTGGCAAAATGCAATGATTGAGGAGATGACTGCTTTAGATGATAATGGTACTTGGGATTTGGTATCTCGTCCTGCAGGAAAGAAGGccattggttgtaaatgggtGTTTGCTGTCAAGATGAATCCTGATGGAACAGTGGCTCGTTTAAAGGCTCGCCTTGTTGCCAAAGGTTATGCTCAAATCTATGGCACTGATTATTCAGATACATTCTCTCCGGTTGCCAAGTTAACTTCCATTCGCCTATTTCTTTCCATGGCTGCTACCAATAAATGGTCGTTGCATCAACTTGACATTAAGAATGCTTTTCTTCACGGTGATCTTCAAGAGGAAGTTTATATGGAACAACCACCAGGGTTTGTTGCTCAGGGGGAGAGTGATAAAGTATGTCGCCTTCGAAAATCTCTGTATGGTTTGAAACAGAGTCCTCGTGCGTGGTTTGGTAAGTTTAGTCAAGCCCTTGTATGCTTTGGTATGAAGAAGAGTACATCTGATCATTCAGTTTTCTATCGCCGATCTGAGAAGGGTATAGTTCTACTagttgtatatgttgatgatattgttattactGGAAATGATGCATTGGGTATTTCGTCTCTCAAAACTTTCCTTCAGGGTCAGTTTTATACAAAAGATTTGggccaattgaaatattttttgggcattgaagtgatgagaagcaagaaaggtatttattTGTCTCAACGAAAATATGTACTTGATTTGTTGTCTGAAACAGGAAAATTAGGCGCCAAACCAAGTGGCACTCCAATGATGCCAAATCAGCAACTTGTTAAAGAAGGAGAATTATGTAAAGATCCTGAGAGATATAGGAGATTAGTTGGGAAGTTGAACTACTTAACAGTGACTCGACCAGACATTGCATATTCTGTAAGTGTTGTAAGTCAATTCATGTCTTCCCCTACAGTGGATCATTGGGCTGCAGTAGAGCAGATTTTGTGTTATCTAAAAGCTGCTCCTGGACGTGGGATCCTATACAAAGATCATGGACATACGAgagttgaatgtttttctgatgctgattgggcggGGTCTCGTGAGGATAGGAGATCGACTTCTGGATATTGTGTCTTTGTAGGTGGAAACTTAGTTTCATGgaagagtaagaaacaaaatgttgtttctcgTTCGAGTGCTGAGTCAGAATATAGAGCTATGGCACAATCTGTGTGTGAAATAGTATGGATTCACCAACTATTATCTGAGATAGGCTTCAGTATTACCGTGCCAGCTAAATTATGGTGTGATAATCAAGCTGCACTTCATATCGCATCTAATCCAGTATTTCATGAAAGAACTAAACATATTGAGGTGGATTGTCACTTCATTCGTGAGAAAATCCAAGATGGGTTGGTGTCCACAGGATATGTGAAGACCGGAGAACAATTGGGAGATATTCTAACTAAAGCTTTAAATGGAACAAGGATAAGCTATCTGTGCAACAAGCTGGGCATGATCGACATATTTGCTCcagcttga
- the LOC105436245 gene encoding leucine-rich repeat extensin-like protein 3: MFPAKLLALVVVFNLNTAVSATDDAAMPTPISCDNCTICQSTCSPPPSEPLPLPLSPPPPSPYAEPEPLPFPVAPANCPPTIVQCCQFLPPPPPPPQATAVNGNVYTPIYNSSSSFLRVGLGSALAPVFGLLAIF, encoded by the coding sequence atgtTTCCGGCCAAACTTCTGGCTCTGGTCGTCGTTTTTAACCTCAACACCGCCGTCTCCGCCACCGACGACGCTGCCATGCCCACACCCATTTCCTGCGACAACTGCACCATTTGTCAATCCACCTGCAGCCCACCGCCGTCTGAGCCACTGCCATTGCCACTCTCGCCGCCGCCGCCTTCGCCCTATGCAGAGCCAGAGCCACTGCCGTTTCCAGTTGCTCCTGCGAACTGCCCTCCCACCATTGTCCAGTGCTGTCAGTTTCttccgccgccgccgccgccaccGCAAGCGACGGCGGTGAATGGTAATGTATACACACCGATttataattcttcttcttcgtttttGAGAGTTGGGTTGGGCTCTGCTCTGGCCCCTGTTTTTGGGTTGTTGGCCATTTTCTGA